In Pseudomonas flavescens, the sequence ATTGCCGCGAGCAGGGCATGCGCTGCATCGAATTGAACGTGTTCAAGTCCAATCAGGCAGCCCTGGCCCTTTATCGGCTATACGGCTTCGTCTGGGTCGACGACTTGCCGGTCTGCCAGCTACCGGCCGGGCACCGCGATCAGCCGCAAAGAATGCGCCTTGTACTGAAGAAGCCTTTGCTGGGCTGAAGCTCCGAACCGCATGCCTGGAACGTCCAGCCACCGTCGGGTTAAATGGTTTTGGTGGGCTAAAGCCCACCCTACGGTTCATGCCCCCGAGTAGGGTGGGCTTCAGCCCACCAGCGGTCACCATTTTACGGTTCATGCCCCGGGAGTAGGGTGGGCTTCAGCCCACCAGCGGTCACCATTCTACGGTTCATGCCCCGGGAGTAGGGTGGGCTTCAGCCCACCAGCGGTCACCATTCTACGGTTCATGCCCCGGGAGTAGGGTGGGCTTCAGCCCACCAGCGGTCACCATTTTACGGTTCATGCCCCGGGAGTAGGGTGGGCTTCAGCCCACCAGCGGTCACCATTTTACGGTTCATGCCTCTGGGGAGTAGGGTGGGCTTCAGCCCACCAGCGGTCACCATTTTACGGTTCATGCCTCTGGGGAGTAGGGTGGGCTTCAGCCCACCAGTGGTAACCATTTTACGGTTCATGCCTCTGGGGAGTAGGGTGGGCTTCAGCCCACCAGTGGTCACTATTCGCTGGCCATGACGAGCCTCCGTTTCAGTCACCCACTCGCCACGTTCAGGGCTTGCTGAATAGCGTGGTGCTCATATGATCGATGAACACACGCAGCTTGGGCAGCGCATATTTGCTGTTGGGCCAGAGCATCCAGAACGCGCCACCATGCTCCATGTGATCGGCGAGCACCGGCCGCAGGCGGCCAGCGGCAATGTCTTCGGCGATCAGGAAGTCCGGCAAGCAGGCGATTCCCAGGCCTGAGCGGGTAACCCGCAGCAGGCTGTCGAGGGTGTTGCAGATCACCCGCTGCCTGAGCGCACCTTCCAACTCCGCATTGGCGCCGCGCAGCGGCCAGCGATCAAGCTTGCCGCTGGCGTGGAAGCGGTACATCAGGCAGGCATGTTCGAGCAGGTCCGCCGGTTGCTGGGGCGTGCCGTGGCTGTGCAGATAATCCGGGCTGGCCACCAGTTGCTGGGCAAAGCTGCCGAGCTGCCGGGCGGTCAGCCGCGAGTCCTGCATGGGGCCGGTGCGGATCACCGCATCGAAGCCTTCCTCGAAGACGTCCACCATGCGGTTGGAGAGGTCGATATCCAGTTCGATCTGCGGATAGCGCTGCATGAAGTCGATCAGCACCGGCATCACCAGTTCACCCACACGCGGCATGCTGATGCGCAGGCGCCCGCTGGGCCCCAGGGCGGCGCTGCTGAGCTCCAGTTGCGCGGCTTCCAGCTCGCACAGCACGCGCCGGCAGCGCTCGAGAAAGCGCTGACCCTCGGCGGTCAGCGTCATGCTGCGGGTGCTGCGGTGCAGCAGGCGGATGCCCAGCCGCTGCTCCAGTCGCGCGATGCTCTTGCCGACTGCCGAAGAGGAGATGCCAAGCAGGCGGCCGCTTTCGGTGAAGCTGCGGGTGTTGGCCACCTGTACGAACACGCCGATACCGCTGAGGTTGTCCATCCGGGACTCCATCACGGGCCCAGACTGCAAGGGCATTGGATTGAGGACAGAAATGTCCGCTAAGTTGCGAACCTTAGCCTGTTTTTCTCGAGAACGCCGCTGCCTAACCTGCTGCTCGGGTCGATTGGCCGCTTTCCGCTGCGCCAAGCCCTTCTACAGGCGCTTTCCATGTACACAGACGAACATCTGCTGCCTGCAAGCCAGGTGGCCAACGAGCGCGAGCGTTTGCCGCTGAACGGCTTGCTGGTGCTGGCGGGCGCTGGCTTCATCACCATCCTTACCGAGGCATTGCCAGCAGGACTGTTACCGCAACTGAGCGCGGACCTGGGCGTCAGCCAGGCCATGGTCGGGCAGATGGTCACGCTCTACGCGCTCGGCTCACTGCTGGCGGCCATACCGCTGGTGATGCTGACGCGTAGCTGGCGGCGGCGACCGCTGTTGCTGATCGCCATCGGCGGGTTCGCCGTAGTCAATCTGGTCACTGCGCTGTCCAGCCATTACCCCCTGACCCTGGTGGTGCGGTTTTTCGCCGGGGTGTTCGCTGGTCTGCTGTGGGCGCTGGTCGCCGGGTACGCGGCGCGTATGGTGGCGCCTCATCTTCAGGGGCGGGCCATCGCGGTGGCCATGGTCGGCACGCCGCTGGCGCTATCGCTCGGCATACCGGCAGGCACCTTTCTCGGCAATGCGATCGGCTGGCGCTACACCTTCATGCTGATGAGCTTGCTGACCCTGATTCTGCTGGTCTGGGGGCGCATCATCCTGCCGGACTTTGCCGGGCAGCGCAGTGCCGGTCCGCTGCCGATTGCGCGGGTATTGCGCCTGCCCGGCGTCCGTCCGGTACTGCTCGCCATCCTCATCTACGTGCTGGCTCACAACCTGTTCTACACCTATATCGCCGCATTCCTGGCTCCCCTCGGCATGCGCGCGGAAGTCGATCGGGTGCTGCTGGCGTTCGGTCTGGCAGCGCTGCTGGGCATCTGGCTGACCGGCATGCTGATCGACCGCTGGTTGCGCTTGCTGAGCCTGTCGAGTGCGGCCTTGCTGGCGCTGGCTTGCGTGATGCTGGCGGTCAGCGGTTCATCTGCGTTGCTGGTGTATACCGGTGTGGCCGCCTGGGGGCTGGCATTCGGCGGTGTACCCACGCTGTTTCAGACCGCCTCGATTCGCGCAGCGGGCAAGGACGCCGATATCGCGCAATCGATGTGCGTGACCGCCTGGAACCTCGGCATTGCCGGGGGCGGCTTATGCGGTGGCTTGTTCCTGCAGAGCCTGGGCGCCGCAGCACTGCCATGGGGCGCCGCGGGTCTGGGATTGCTGGCATGGCTGGTCATCTTCATGGCCCGAGTGCACGGCTTCGCTCGCGCCGGTTAGGCCCACGAGGATGCTCAGGCGTTCGGCTCTGCAAGAGCCCGCTCATACACCGCCAGATCACCGGCCGAAAAGCAGCAGAACACCACCTGAGCGATATCTGGATGGCTGGCCAGTTCGGTCCGCAGCGTGGTGACGGCGATCCGCGCCGCCTGCTCGATCGGGTAGCCGTATATGCCGGTACTGATGCTGGGGAACGCGATGCTGCTCAGTCGCTGCTGCGCGGCCAGGCGCAGGGCATTGCGGTAGCAGGACGCGAGCAACTGCGCCTCGCCCTGACTGCCGGAGCGCCAGACCGGGCCGACCGTGTGGATGATGAAGCGGGCGGGCAGGCGGTAACCCCTGGTCAGTTTGGCTTCACCGGTCTTGCAGCCACCGAGTAGCCGACACTCGTGCAGCAGCTCGCTGCCAGCGGCGCGATGGATCGCCCCATCGACGCCACCGCCCCCGAGCAGCGAGGAGTTGGCCGCGTTGACGATGGCATCCACGTCCAGTCTGGTGATGTCGCCCTGCAGAGCGGTGAGGGTGGCGGGCATGGCCGGGTCTCCTGATCGAGGTTCGAACGTTGGTGACGGGGCGTGGCTCACCAGAGCAGCGGTTTGCTCTGGCCTTTCCAGAACAGCCAGCGCTGCCGTTCCTGATGCTCGCCGGTACCGATCTGCCAGGCCGGGCGACCGGCGTCCAGATCGATCAGGCAGACGAAACCGGCATAGCTGGACACGGCCAGGGTATTGCCGTCGTCCGACAGATCCATGGCACAGATGGTCGAGCCGATGAAATGCTGCCAGCGCTCGTTGCCCTGTTCGTCGAAGGCCCGCAGATAGCCGTAGGCATCTCCGACGATGAAGGTATCGCCACGGGAGACACCGGCGTACACCCGCGCACCGTCCTGCACGACCGGGGTGCGTTCATCGTCGCTGTAGAAGTCGGTCTGCATGCCGGGCAGGTCCGCCACGGCGACGCTCAGGGTCGCGCCGTTGTAGAAATGGCAGGCATTGAGTATCAGGCGGTCACTGCGGCGATTGAACAGGGCGAAATGCGGATACTCGCCTGCCGGGCCTACTTCGGCGACCTGCTGCAGGGCGCTGTCGAACACCAGATGACTGCCACATTGCTCGCCCACCGCGATCCAGCGGCCATCCGCTGATACGGCGCCGTGCTCCATGGACAGCCCCAGAACGATGTCGTCGGCGGGGGTGCCTTTGTGCAGGTCGTCGCAGATATCCGCCGGGCGCGGCAGCAGGCGCGTGGTTGCCTCACTGGCGAGCACGAAGATGCCATCCGAACTGACCAGCAGCACACGCTGACCATCCGGAAAGGGAATCAGCGCGGTCGGCGTTGGAGGGTGTTCCAGCGCCTCGAGTCCGGCACCCTCAGGCAAGCCTTCCAGCCCCGTGGGCCAGGCGAACTGGGCGACCTGCGGGCCGGCCCAGCCATCGTGCACGCTGATGCCCGATGCCCTGGCAAAGGCGAAATAACGGCGTGCCGGGCAGCGTCCGAAAAAGTCGATGCCGATCACGTCGTGCCACTGGTTGCCGTGAATATGCACCAGGCGTCCACGCTCGTAGGCGCTGCCGACGCGGGCCAGAAGGCTGCCGTCGTCGAGCAGGGCGAGGGCGCTTATCGCCTGGGCCTGGGCATCCAGCAGGGGCACCAGTGGCAGATGGGCCGGTGGCCAGTCGGTACGGAAGTTGGCGTGGCTGGCGTCATCCGCATTCGTCTCGTTGGCGGCCTGCAACGCCTCCAGCAGGGCCGGCAGCAGGTGCTCGGTCGCTGCCAGTTGCGGTTCCTTCAGGCCGTCCCAGCCTTGGCTGAGACCCTGTTCGACATAGCGATTGACCTGTCGGGCATAGTCGAGCACGGCGGCTTGCCATTGCTGTTGGGGAGTTAGCGTCGTCATAAAGCGCTCCTTCGGCGGCCAAGCTCAGGGCAGAATTTCAATCGGTGTGCCGGGCTCGACGGCCTGCCAGATGGTTTCCATCGAGGCATCGTCAACGGCGATGCAGCCATTGGTCCAGTCGAAGCGCTGGGTCAGCCATGACCACCAGCCCCAGCCGTTGCGTTGGCCGTGGATCATGATCAGGCCACCTGGGTCCACTCCCCGGGAGCGGGCGTTGGCTACGTCCGCAGCGTTTGGGTAGGACACGTGAATGGCCTTGTAGTAACCCGAATCGGCTTTCTTGTAATCCAGGGTATAGCGTCCTTCCGGGGTGCGCTCATCGCCTTCCTGCTGTTTGTGGCCATCGGGATTGGCGCCGAATACCACATCGAACGTCGCGAAAGGCTTGCCCTCGGCGATCAGTTGCAGGGTGCGTGCGCTCTTGTCGACGCGCACGGCATCGGCCTTGGGCGTAGCGAGAACGGTGCCGCCGCACAGCAGCAGACAGAGAAGCAGAACAGCTTTCATGAGGGCCTGTGGTGAATGGGGGAGGGTCATTCTCGCGTTGCCGGAGGGCTTTGCGCGCCAATCCAGTCAGCAGTCTAGCTGGCCAGGAATCTGCAAGGCGCCAACTGCATCGCGTTCGCGCCAAGGTAGAGCGTAGCGGCAGGCATTCGTTCCAGGCGGATGCCTTGGCACTGCAGGTCTTGTTGTTAGCATGGGGTTCGCCTATCGCTAGCAACATTACGCCTTGAGCACTCCAGCGGCCCATTCGGGCCAGGCGTTACCCGTCTTTCTCACAAGCCGGTGGCAATTTGCACAGCGCTAGCGAATCAGGTCGCCATGGCGTATTTACCCCACCCATGTGGCTGGCGGATAATGCGTCAGTGGAAGCGCTCGCGACGGGCCATCAGGGCTCGTCGAGGTTGGATCAGAGGACAGGATGGCTGCGAAGACCGTAACCAGCAAGCAAGCCGAAGTGCAGCGCATCGTCGATGTCCTGTTCAAGGCCATCGCCCAGCATCGCTTACCGCCCGGGACGCGCCTGATCGAAGCGCAGATCGTCGAGACCCTGCAGGCCAACCGCAATCATGTTCAGGTGGCGCTGCAGCGCCTGGCCTTGCAGCGCGTCGTCACCATCGAGCCGAACCGCGGCGCGATGGTCGCTCAACCCAGCGCCAAGGAAGCCCGCGAAGTCTTCGCTGCACGGCGCGCCATCGAGCGCGCCATCGTCGAAAGCATCACGCCGGCGATCATGCACAAGCAGCGTCAGCGGGTGGCCACGCACATGAGCAATGAGCGCAAGGCCACCAGCGCTACCGACCGCCGCGCCATCGTTCGCGAGCTGAGCGAGTTTCACCTGATGCTCGGCGAGATCAGCGGCAATTCGGTGCTCAGCGAGATCCTCGCCAATCTGATGGTGCGCAGTTCGCTGATCGTCGCGCTCTACCAGCGCAATGACGTACCGTCCTGCGCATCGGACGAGCATCAGCAAATCATCACCGCCCTGGAGAACGGCGAGCATGAGCGGGCAGCTGCGGTGATGCTCGATCACCTGGGCGAGCTCGAAGACCAGCTGGATCTGGACGATCAGGCCGAGCCCGAGGTCAATCTGCGTCAGGCCCTCGCAGGGCTGTAACGCGGCACCTCATGAATCTGCCATGAATGCGGCAGATCGGCGCCTTCGCCGTTGCGCGATGGGTTGCGACTCAGAGCGCCATTTCCCGCCTGAACACCTCCAGCGTATGAGCCTTGACCCGCACGAACTCCGGATGGCTCATGATCTCCGCGCCCCGTGGTCGGGGCAGATCGAATGGGACGATTTCGGCAATCTGGGTGGGGCGCCGGGTCAGCAGCAGGATCTCATCGGCCAGAAATACCGCGTCTTCCAGGTCGTGAGAAACGATCAGCATGGTGACCCCGGTCGCCAACTGCACCTCCTGCAATTTGTCGCGGATGAACAAGGTCATCTCGAAGTCCAGCGCGGAAAACGGCTCGTCGAGGAACATCACTTCCGGGCGCGGCGCCAGCGCCCGCATGATGCACACGGTCTGTTGCTGGCCACCTGAAAGCTCGTACGGATAACGATTCAGATCGAAGCGGATATCGAACATCCGCGTCAGCTCATCGACACGTGCGTTCACATCGGCCTTGCTCATGCCCTGACGCACCAAGGGGTAGGCGATGTTGGCGCGGGCACTCATCCACGGAAAGAGCGCATCGCGGTAGTTCTGGAACACGTAGCCGATCTTGGTCTGGGCGAGCGTCTTGCCATCGAACAGAATCTCGCCTTTATCCATCGGCATCAGCCCGGCGATCATGTTCATCAGTGTCGACTTGCCGCAGCCGTTGGGCCCGAAGGTCGAGACGATCTTGCCGCGCGGCAGATCGAGATCCAGATCTGTATACAACGGCTGGCCGGCAAAGGCTTTGCTCAGGCCGCGAATGGTGACATGGGTGTCGGCACGCGGTGCCGCACCGGGTACCTGTGGCTTGTCGAGGGCTGGGGCGAGGGAAAGAGCGTGCGTCATGCCTGGCTACTCCAGTGGACGGTTTTTTTCTCGATCAGCAGGAACGCCAGGTTCAGCAGATAGCCGAGGGCGCCGGTGATCAGGATCGAGGCGTACATGTCTTTGATGTTGAATACCTGTTGCGCATCGATGATCCGGTGCCCCAGGCCGTTTTCCGAGCCGATGAACATTTCCGCGACGATCACGATCACCAGGGCGATGGACACCCCGGTACGCAAGCCGACGAAGGTTTGCGCGAGGCTTTCCATCAGCAGGATGTCCTTGAAGATGTGCCAGCGCGAAATGCCCATTACCTTGGCGGCCATCAGCCGGGTTTTCTTGGCGTTCATCACGCCGTAGGCGCTGTTGAACAGAATCACCAGCACGGCGGCGAATGCGGCGATAGCGATCTTGTTCGCATCGCTGATGCCGAAAATCAACATGAACAACGGGATCAGCGCCGAGGAGGGCGTCGAGCGGAAGAAGTCGATCAAAAATTCCAGGCTGCGGTAGACCTTTTCGCTACTGCCCAGAATGACTCCCAACGGCACCCCCACCGCAGCCGCGAAAGCGAACGCGGCCAGGGTTCGGTACAGCGTCGAGGCGATGTCGGTACGCATGGATGGCTCGGCGAACGACTGGAACATGAAGCCCAGGGTCTCGAGCGGCGAGGGTAGCAGAACCGGATTCAGCCATTGAGCACTGACGGCAAGCTGCCACAACAGAAACAGCAGCAGTGGGCCGATCAGCGGCAGCAGGCGAGAAGACCAGTGTGACGTCATGACGATTCTCCTCAACCCTGATAGATCAGCGCAGCCACGTCGATTGGTTTGCTGAAGATTTTCCGCTCTGTGAACACGTCATAGAACTTCTGGAACCACTGCAAGTTGTCGCCTTTCAGGTCGGAATACATGACGAAGCCGGGCAGCGGTACCTCGTTCACCAGATCCGATTCGATGCTGGTGTAGCCGACGATGTTCTTGCGTGCCTGCTCCGGCTGCGAGGCGATGAACGCCACGGCCTTCTGGTAGGCGGCGATGAAGGCTTTGGTCTGTTGCGGCTTGCTCTCGATGAAGCTGCTGTTCAGCGCGGCTGCGCCACCGAACCAGGGGGCGTCGGCATTACCGAGCACGTATTTGGAGATGACGCCGGTTTCCAGCGTGCGCGACAGGTTCTTCATGCGCCCCACGGTGCCGGTCGGCTCCAGGGTATAGACCCCGTCGATCTGGCCGGCCGCCAGGGCTGGCGCGTGCTGGCCGACTGGCAGTTCGATGACCGAGGGATCGCTGAAGCCGTTCTTTTCCAGAATGATCTTCGCCATGGTGACGTTCTGGATGCCCGGACCGCAGGCGATTTTCTTGCCTTGCAGATCGCTGATGCTCTGCGCAGTGCTATTGAGCGGAACCAGAAACTCATCCAGAACCAGTCGATGGTTCGACGGGTTGGAGCAGATGATCTTGAACAGCCCCGGCATGGTGATCGCCCCCAGACCGAGGGCGCCGGTCGCGGTGCCGTTCGCACAGCCGTGGATCCGGCCAGTTATCATGCCCTCGACGATTTGCTGAGGGCTGGAGAACTTGACGCCTTTGACGTTCAGCCCTGCTTCCTTGAAAAAACCTTGCTCCAGGGCGACATACAGCGGCAGGCCGCCAACGATGGGCCAATAGCCGATACGGATTTCCTCGTCATCGGCGGCAAACGCGCCTGCGGGAAGCAGGCTGCCGAGCGTCATGGCGCTCCCCGTCACGGCCAGCCACTTCATCAATTGGCGACGATCCAGATTGAGCGGAAGGTTTTCAGGTTTGACGTCTTTCATCGGTTTTCCCTGTTCTCGGATTGGCAAGGTGGCGCGTGCATAGCTGCAAGCACGTGCCGTTCCAGGTTTATAAATTTATAAAATTCAATTAGTTACATGTTCCTTTGACGATTGGCTGGGGCGATATCCGCGCAGCGTCGATGAACAGGCCCCAGGTTGGCGCTTGCGGTGATGTGGGCTGTCACGGCCTGAGCAGGCGTGGTTGTGCGCGTTCGAAGGTCTTGCGGCCGGCCTTGTAGCCCATCAGCGGCGGGCTGATCTCGGCCACCACTGCGGCCGGTGAGGGCGCATCGAAGACGATGAAGTCGGCGCGGCAGCCCGGCGTCAGGCCATAGTCGGGAAGGCGCAACAGGCGTGCCGACTCACTCGACACCCAGCTCAGGCAACGCAGCAACTCGGCCTCGGTAGCCAGTTGGGCGACGTTGGCGAACAGGTTGGCCTGACGCACCAGCGACGCGTCTCCGTAGGGGGTGAAAGGGTTGCCGATGTTGTTGGTCGATAGCGAGCAGGTCACGCCACAGGCGTGCAGGTGCTGCAGGGGCGCCAGGCCCCGGGGCCGGTTGTGAAAGTGCTCGCGGCCGGTGAGGAACAGGTCGGTACTCGGCAGGCAGGTGACCTGCACACCGGCCTCGGCCAGGGATTCGGCAACCGCCAGCAGAGTGTCCCTGGGCAATGCCGACAGCTTGGTCACATGGCCGATGGTCACCCGGCCAGCCCAGCCGTGCTGGTGAGTGCAGCGGATCACCTCGCCGATGGTCATGCCTTCGGGGTTCAGGTCGAAGTCCAGATGGAAGTCCAGGTCACGGTCGAACTCCACCGCCAGTTCGAACAGCCGGCGAATCTGCGCGCCAGGGTCGGCATCGGTGTAGGGGCAACCGCCAAGCACCTCGGCGCCCTGGGCCAGCGCCTCGCACAGCAGGCCTTCGGTACCGGGGTTGTTGAGCAGGCCTTCCTGGGGGAACACGCAGATTTCCAGGCTGATGGCCCAGGCGTAATCCGCCTGCAGGCGGCGCACCGCGTTGAAGCCGATCAGGCCGATCTGCGGGTCGATCTCGACGTGGGTGCGCATGTGCGTGGTGCCTTGGGCGATGGCCTTGTCGAGCACCTGGGCGCCGCGCTGGTAGACGTCCGCCTCGGTGAAATCGGCCTTGGCCGAGCGGGTCTGGGCGATGGCCTCGGCCAGGGTGCCTTCGCTGAGTTGGCAGCGCTGCATGATGCAGGCCTTGTCCAGGTGGATATGGGTCTCCACCAGGCCGGGGAGTAGCAGCTTGCCATTCAGGTCTAGGGTCTCGGCGGTGGCACTGGGCGCACTGACGAAGCGGCCATCCTTCACGTACAGGGTCTGCAGCGCCTGGGTGCCATCGCCGAGGCGGGCGTTGATGATGGTCAGCGCAGTCATGCCGCGGCTCCTTCGCCGAGGTAGGCCGCTTCCAGTTCCGGGTCGCCGCGCAACGCTTCGGCACTGCCGGATTTGACGATGCGCCCGGTCTCCAGCACGTAGGCGCGGTCTGCCACCTGCAGGGCGAGGTTGGCCATCTGGTCGACCAGCAGCAGGGTCACGCCTTCGTCGCGCAGGGCGGCCAGGGCGTCGTACAGCTCGCCGATCATGGCCGGCGACAGGCCCAGGGAAGGCTCGTCGAGCAGCAGGATCTTCGGTTTGGCCATCAGCCCGCGACCCACTGCCACCATCTGCTGTTCGCCGCCCGAGAGCAGGCCGGCTGGGCTGTCGATACGGTCGCGCAGGCGTGGGAAGCGGCGCAGGATGGCTTCTATTTCCGCGTCGGCATCGAAGGCCTCCTTGCGTGAGTAAGCGCCGAGCAGCAGGTTGTCACGCACGCTGAGCTGGCCGAACACCTGCCGACCCTCCGGCACCAGGGCCAGGCCCCGGGCGGCGATGGTGCTGGCATCGGCGTGTTCGATGCTCTCGTTGTCGAGCAGGATGCTGCCGCCACTGGCTTTATGCAGCCCGGCCAGGCACTGCAGGATGCTCGATTTGCCGGCGCCGTTGGCGCCCAGAATGGCGATCAGCTCGCCAGGGTTGACCACGATATTGACCCTGTCGACCACCGGCGCGGCGCCGTAGTCGATGATCAGATCCTTGATGTACAGACGAGCATCGCGCGAGCCGTCCCAGGCTTCGGCCCGTGGCGTGGCCTGGTAGCTGGTGCCGCCCAGATAGGCGGCGATGACCCGTTCGTCCTTGCGCACTTCATCCGGTACGCCCCAGGCGATGGGCTTGCCGGCGTCGAGCACCAGCAGACGTTCGGACACGGCCATCACCAGCCCCATGTCGTGCTCGACCAGAATGACCGCGATGCCGAACCCGGCGAGGGTTCTGAACAGGCTGGCCAGGCGGTCGGTGTCGCTGCGGCTGAGCCCGGCTGCCGGCTCGTCGAGCAGCAGTACGCTGGGCCGGGTGGCCAGGGCGCGGGCGATTTCCACCAGGCGCCGGTCGACGTGGGCCAGGTCATCGGCCGGGGTGTTCACCGAGCCCTGGTAGCCGACCAGGGTCAGCAACTGCAGCGCCAGCTGGCGTCGGGTATCGCTGGCACAACTGAAGGGCAGACCGAGGCGCCCCTGTTGCATGGCCACCAGCAGGTTCTCCAGCACCGACAGCTCGCCGAACAGCTGGGTGGTCTGGTAGGTGCGGGCGATGCCGGCACGGGCGATTTTCCAGGCGGGCAGACCCGCCAGTGGGCGACCCAGGTCGATGCTGCCGCTGTCCGGTGCGTAGAAGCCGCTGATCATGTTCAGCACCGTGGTCTTGCCCGCGCCATTGGGGCCGATGATGCTGGTGATGCTGCCCGGTGGAGCCTGCAGGCTGACGTTCCGTGCCGCCTGGACGCCGCCGAAGCGAATGCCGATGTCCTTGACCTGCAGGCCTTGGCGGGCGGCGACGTCTTGCTGGAAGAACGCACTCAACTGCGCATGGTCGAAGGTCGCCGGGGCGGCTTGGTGGGCGGGCCGCAGCCACAGGCCGGCCAGGGTGCCGAGCAGGCCCCGTGGTGCAGCCCAGAGCACGCTGAGCAGCAGCACGGAGAAGATCAGCAGGCGGTATTCGGCGAAATCCGAAAGCATTTCCGGCAGCAGCACGATCAACAGGGCGCCGAGCAGTGGGCCGAACAGAGTGCCGCTGCCGCCGACGATCACCGCCAGCACGAACAGGATCGACTGCGAGAAGGGGAAGGAGGCCGGGTTGATGAACATCATCAGTGGCGCCACCAGCGAACCGGCCAGGCCGGTGAGCAGGGCGGACAGGGCGAAGGCCAGGGTCTTGGTCTGCACCGGGTTGAAACCGAGCGAGCGGGCAGCGATTTCGGTGGATTTCACCGCGCGCATGGCCATGCCCCAGCCGCTGTGGCGCAGGCGCTGGAACAGCGCCAGGGCGGCGATCATCAGGCCGGTGGCGATCAGCGCCATGCTCACGCTCGGGTCGAGGCTGCCGATTTCCGGCATGGGGATGCCCATCAGGCCGTTGGCTCCGCCGGTCAGCGAGCGCCATTCGATCAGCCCGTGGTGCACCACCAGGGCAAAGGCAATGGTGATCATCGCCAGGTACGGGCCGCTGACGCGCAGAGCCGGGATCGCCAGCAGCGCGCCAATGGCGCCACAGGCCAGGCCAGCGGCGATCATCGCCAGGCCCAGGGGCAGGCCGGCCATGGTCAGCAGCGCCGAGACGTAGGCGCCGATGGCGTAGAAGGCGATATGGCCGAAGGAGATCTGCCCGCTCAGGCCGATCAGGATGTTCAGGCCCACGCCAACTACCACGGCCAGCGCGCAGAAGGTGAAGACCAGCAGCGAGTAGCTGTCGAGCAGCAGCG encodes:
- a CDS encoding branched-chain amino acid ABC transporter ATP-binding protein/permease, which translates into the protein MTLKNSLFAPVSLALLTLACIAAALLLDSYSLLVFTFCALAVVVGVGLNILIGLSGQISFGHIAFYAIGAYVSALLTMAGLPLGLAMIAAGLACGAIGALLAIPALRVSGPYLAMITIAFALVVHHGLIEWRSLTGGANGLMGIPMPEIGSLDPSVSMALIATGLMIAALALFQRLRHSGWGMAMRAVKSTEIAARSLGFNPVQTKTLAFALSALLTGLAGSLVAPLMMFINPASFPFSQSILFVLAVIVGGSGTLFGPLLGALLIVLLPEMLSDFAEYRLLIFSVLLLSVLWAAPRGLLGTLAGLWLRPAHQAAPATFDHAQLSAFFQQDVAARQGLQVKDIGIRFGGVQAARNVSLQAPPGSITSIIGPNGAGKTTVLNMISGFYAPDSGSIDLGRPLAGLPAWKIARAGIARTYQTTQLFGELSVLENLLVAMQQGRLGLPFSCASDTRRQLALQLLTLVGYQGSVNTPADDLAHVDRRLVEIARALATRPSVLLLDEPAAGLSRSDTDRLASLFRTLAGFGIAVILVEHDMGLVMAVSERLLVLDAGKPIAWGVPDEVRKDERVIAAYLGGTSYQATPRAEAWDGSRDARLYIKDLIIDYGAAPVVDRVNIVVNPGELIAILGANGAGKSSILQCLAGLHKASGGSILLDNESIEHADASTIAARGLALVPEGRQVFGQLSVRDNLLLGAYSRKEAFDADAEIEAILRRFPRLRDRIDSPAGLLSGGEQQMVAVGRGLMAKPKILLLDEPSLGLSPAMIGELYDALAALRDEGVTLLLVDQMANLALQVADRAYVLETGRIVKSGSAEALRGDPELEAAYLGEGAAA
- a CDS encoding amidohydrolase family protein, with protein sequence MTALTIINARLGDGTQALQTLYVKDGRFVSAPSATAETLDLNGKLLLPGLVETHIHLDKACIMQRCQLSEGTLAEAIAQTRSAKADFTEADVYQRGAQVLDKAIAQGTTHMRTHVEIDPQIGLIGFNAVRRLQADYAWAISLEICVFPQEGLLNNPGTEGLLCEALAQGAEVLGGCPYTDADPGAQIRRLFELAVEFDRDLDFHLDFDLNPEGMTIGEVIRCTHQHGWAGRVTIGHVTKLSALPRDTLLAVAESLAEAGVQVTCLPSTDLFLTGREHFHNRPRGLAPLQHLHACGVTCSLSTNNIGNPFTPYGDASLVRQANLFANVAQLATEAELLRCLSWVSSESARLLRLPDYGLTPGCRADFIVFDAPSPAAVVAEISPPLMGYKAGRKTFERAQPRLLRP